The Vitis riparia cultivar Riparia Gloire de Montpellier isolate 1030 chromosome 10, EGFV_Vit.rip_1.0, whole genome shotgun sequence genome includes a region encoding these proteins:
- the LOC117924378 gene encoding autophagy-related protein 8C-like: MAKSSSNFKLEHPLEKRQTEAARIRKKHPDRIPVIVEKANRSDIPSIDKKKYLVPADLTVGQFVYVIRKRIKLSAEKAIFVFVKNTLPSTAALMSAIYEENKDEDGFLYMTYSGENTFGFRK; encoded by the exons ATGGCCAAAAGCTCCTCCAACTTCAAGCTTGAACACCCTCTGG AAAAGAGGCAGACAGAAGCTGCTCGCATCAGAAAAAAGCATCCGGATAGAATACCA GTGATTGTGGAGAAGGCCAATAGGAGTGACATACCTAGCATTGATAAGAAGAA ATACTTGGTTCCTGCAGATTTGACTGTGGGGCAGTTTGTTTATGTCATCCGGAAAAGGATTAAGCTCAGTGCTGAGAAAGCCATATTTGTCTTTGTCAAGAACACTCTACCGTCAACTG CTGCATTGATGTCTGCTATCTATGAGGAAAACAAGGATGAAGATGGTTTTCTCTACATGACCTACAGTGGTGAGAACACATTCGGATTCCGCAAATAG